A region from the Prionailurus viverrinus isolate Anna chromosome E2, UM_Priviv_1.0, whole genome shotgun sequence genome encodes:
- the NECTIN2 gene encoding nectin-2 isoform X2 produces MARAAALSPSRSSPTLPLLPLLLLLLLLLLLRETGAQDVQVRVPPEVRGNLGGTVQLPCHLLPSGPDVRVSQVTWLHVDATGTSRSVAAFHPSYGPSFRSPKPGEERLSFVTAGQSSGTRQGTETELRDATLALRGLTVEDEGNYTCEFATFPSGTSRGTTWLRAIAQPQNHAETQEVTLSLEPVPVARCVSEGGRPPARISWFSPLDGETRESQVSGPVPGTVTVTSRFTLVPLSRADGVKVTCKVEHESLEEPILLPVTLSVRYPPEVSISGYDDNWYLGRSEATLNCDVRSKPEPTGYDWSTTAGVFPASAVAQGPQLIIHSVDKLVNTTFICTVTNAVGTGRAEQVVLVRDTPRASPRDVGPVVWGAVGGTLLVLLLLAGGSLAFILLRVRRRRKSPGGGGGGGGGGDNGGGSYDPKTQVFGNGGPVFWTPAAPGPLKPDGKDEEDEEEEEEKAEEGLMLPPPKSLEDDMESQLDGSLISRRAIYV; encoded by the exons gaGCCCAGGATGTGCAAGTTCGAGTGCCGCCCGAGGTGCGGGGCAACCTGGGGGGCACCGTGCAGCTACCGTGTCACCTGCTGCCGTCGGGACCGGACGTCAGAGTCTCGCAGGTGACGTGGCTGCACGTGGACGCAACCGGCACCAGCAGGAGCGTGGCCGCCTTCCACCCTTCGTACGGGCCCAGCTTCCGCAGCCCAAAGCCCGGCGAAGAGCGGCTGTCCTTCGTCACCGCCGGGCAGAGCAGCGGGACCAGGCAGGGCACGGAGACGGAGCTGCGGGATGCCACGCTGGCCCTCCGGGGACTGACGGTGGAGGATGAGGGCAACTATACCTGCGAATTTGCCACGTTCCCCAGTGGCACCAGCCGGGGGACGACCTGGCTCCGGGCCATAG CACAGCCCCAGAACCACGCCGAAACACAGGAGGTCAccctgagcctggaacctgtgcCCGTGGCCCGCTGTGTCTCCGAGGGGGGCCGGCCACCCGCCCGAATCTCCTGGTTCTCGCCCCTGGACGGGGAGACCAGAGAGAGCCAGGTGTCCGGACCTGTGCCCGGCACAGTCACCGTCACCAGCCGCTTCACCTTGGTGCCCCTGAGTCGAGCGGATGGTGTCAAGGTCACCTGCAAAGTGGAGCATGAGAGCTTGGAGGAGCCCATCTTGCTGCCCGTTACCCTCTCCGTGCGCT ACCCCCCTGAGGTCTCCATTTCCGGCTATGATGACAACTGGTACCTCGGCCGCAGCGAGGCCACCCTGAACTGTGATGTCCGCAGCAAACCAGAGCCCACAGGCTACGACTGGAGCAC GACCGCAGGCGTCTTCCCAGCTTCCGCAGTAGCCCAGGGCCCCCAGCTGATCATCCACTCGGTAGACAAACTCGTCAACACCACGTTCATCTGCACCGTCACCAACGCCGTGGGCACGGGTCGTGCTGAGCAGGTGGTCCTCGTCCGAG ACACACCCCGGGCCTCGCCCCGAGACGTGGGTCCAGTGGTGTGGGGGGCCGTGGGGGGGACACTGCTGGTGCTGCTGCTTCTGGCTGGGGGGTCCTTGGCCTTCATCTTGctgagggtgaggaggaggaggaagagccctggaggaggaggaggaggaggaggaggaggcgacAATGGAGGAGGATCCTACGATCCAAAAACTCAGGTGTTTGGGAACGGGGGCCCTGTCTTCTGGACACCAGCCGCCCCTGGTCCCCTGAAGCCAGATGGCAAGGatgaggaggacgaggaggaagaggaggagaaggcagaggaaggtcTCATGTTGCCTCCACCCAAGTCTCTCGAGGACGACATGGAGTCCCAGCTGGACGGCTCCCTCATTTCCCGGCGGGCAATTTACGTGTGA
- the NECTIN2 gene encoding nectin-2 isoform X1: protein MARAAALSPSRSSPTLPLLPLLLLLLLLLLLRETGAQDVQVRVPPEVRGNLGGTVQLPCHLLPSGPDVRVSQVTWLHVDATGTSRSVAAFHPSYGPSFRSPKPGEERLSFVTAGQSSGTRQGTETELRDATLALRGLTVEDEGNYTCEFATFPSGTSRGTTWLRAIAQPQNHAETQEVTLSLEPVPVARCVSEGGRPPARISWFSPLDGETRESQVSGPVPGTVTVTSRFTLVPLSRADGVKVTCKVEHESLEEPILLPVTLSVRYPPEVSISGYDDNWYLGRSEATLNCDVRSKPEPTGYDWSTTAGVFPASAVAQGPQLIIHSVDKLVNTTFICTVTNAVGTGRAEQVVLVRETPNTAGAGATGGIIGGIIAAIIATAVAATGVLICRQQRKEQRLQGAEEEDDLEGPPSYKPPTPKEKVEEPEMTSQLFTLGASEHSPLKTPYFDAGVSCAEQDMPRYHELPTLEERSGPLLLGATGLGSPILVPPGPPAVERVSLNLEEEEEEDYVDKINPIYDALSYSSPADSYRSKGFVMSRAMYV, encoded by the exons gaGCCCAGGATGTGCAAGTTCGAGTGCCGCCCGAGGTGCGGGGCAACCTGGGGGGCACCGTGCAGCTACCGTGTCACCTGCTGCCGTCGGGACCGGACGTCAGAGTCTCGCAGGTGACGTGGCTGCACGTGGACGCAACCGGCACCAGCAGGAGCGTGGCCGCCTTCCACCCTTCGTACGGGCCCAGCTTCCGCAGCCCAAAGCCCGGCGAAGAGCGGCTGTCCTTCGTCACCGCCGGGCAGAGCAGCGGGACCAGGCAGGGCACGGAGACGGAGCTGCGGGATGCCACGCTGGCCCTCCGGGGACTGACGGTGGAGGATGAGGGCAACTATACCTGCGAATTTGCCACGTTCCCCAGTGGCACCAGCCGGGGGACGACCTGGCTCCGGGCCATAG CACAGCCCCAGAACCACGCCGAAACACAGGAGGTCAccctgagcctggaacctgtgcCCGTGGCCCGCTGTGTCTCCGAGGGGGGCCGGCCACCCGCCCGAATCTCCTGGTTCTCGCCCCTGGACGGGGAGACCAGAGAGAGCCAGGTGTCCGGACCTGTGCCCGGCACAGTCACCGTCACCAGCCGCTTCACCTTGGTGCCCCTGAGTCGAGCGGATGGTGTCAAGGTCACCTGCAAAGTGGAGCATGAGAGCTTGGAGGAGCCCATCTTGCTGCCCGTTACCCTCTCCGTGCGCT ACCCCCCTGAGGTCTCCATTTCCGGCTATGATGACAACTGGTACCTCGGCCGCAGCGAGGCCACCCTGAACTGTGATGTCCGCAGCAAACCAGAGCCCACAGGCTACGACTGGAGCAC GACCGCAGGCGTCTTCCCAGCTTCCGCAGTAGCCCAGGGCCCCCAGCTGATCATCCACTCGGTAGACAAACTCGTCAACACCACGTTCATCTGCACCGTCACCAACGCCGTGGGCACGGGTCGTGCTGAGCAGGTGGTCCTCGTCCGAG AGACCCCCAACACAGCAGGCGCAGGGGCCACGGGTGGCATCATTGGGGGCATCATCGCTGCCATCATTGCCACCGCTGTGGCCGCCACAGGTGTCCTCATCTGCCGGCAGCAGCGGAAAGAGCAGAGGctgcagggggcagaggaggaggatga TCTGGAGGGGCCTCCCTCGTACAAGCCACCAACCCCCAAGGAGAAGGTCGAGGAGCCAGAGATG ACCTCCCAGCTCTTCACTCTTGGGGCCTCGGAGCACAGCCCGCTCAAGACTCCCTACTTTGATGCTGGCGTCTCCTGTGCTGAGCAG gataTGCCTCGATATCATGAGCTGCCCACCTTGGAAGAGAGGTCAGGGCCCCTGCTCCTGGGGGCTACAGGCCTGGGGTCCCCCATCCTGGTGCCTCCAGGGCCACCTGCTGTGGAGAGGGTTTCCCTGAActtagaggaggaggaggaggaagactaTGTGGACAAGATCAACCCCATCTATGATGCCCTGTCCTACTCTAGCCCCGCTGATTCCTACCGGAGCAAAGGCTTTGTCATGTCCCGAGCCATGTATGTGTGA
- the TOMM40 gene encoding mitochondrial import receptor subunit TOM40 homolog has translation MGNVLAASSPPAGPPPPPAPALVGLPPPPPSPPGFTLPPLGGGLGAGAGAGRGSERTPGAAAGSAAGTADDGACGCLPNPGTFEECHRKCKELFPIQMEGVKLTVNKGLSNHFQVNHTVALSTIGESNYHFGVTYVGTKQLSPTEAFPVLVGDMDNSGSLNAQVIHQLGPGLRSKMAIQTQQSKFVNWQVDGEYRGSDFTAAVTLGNPDVLVGSGILVAHYLQSITPCLALGGELVYHRRPGEEGTVMSLAGKYTLNNWLATVTLGQAGMHATYYHKASDQLQVGVEFEASTRMQDTSVSFGYQLDLPKANLLFKGSMDSNWIVGATLEKKLPPLPLTLALGAFLNHRKNKFQCGFGLTIG, from the exons ATGGGGAACGTCTTGGCCGCTAGTTCGCCTCCGGcagggccgccgccgccgcccgcgcccgcccTCGTGGGACTGCCACCGCCTCCGCCCTCTCCTCCGGGCTTCACGCTGCCGCCACTCGGGGGCGGTCTGGGCGCTGGGGCCGGTGCGGGTCGAGGTTCGGAAAGGACCCCCGGTGCTGCGGCCGGCAGCGCCGCAGGGACTGCGGACGATGGGGCCTGCGGCTGCCTGCCCAACCCGGGCACGTTCGAGGAGTGCCACCGGAAGTGCAAGG AGCTATTTCCCATTCAGATGGAAGGTGTCAAGCTCACAGTCAACAAAGGGTTGAGTAACCATTTCCAG GTGAACCACACGGTAGCCCTCAGCACAATCGGGGAGTCCAACTACCACTTCGGGGTCACGTACGTGGGGACAAAGCAGCTGAGTCCCACAGAG GCATTCCCCGTGCTGGTGGGTGACATGGACAATAGCGGCAGCCTCAATGCTCAGGTCATTCACCAGCTGGGCCCTGGCCTCAGGTCCAAGATGGCCATCCAG ACCCAGCAGTCCAAGTTCGTGAACTGGCAGGTGGATGGGGAGTACCGGGGTTCTGACTTCACGGCCGCCGTCACTCTGGGGAACCCGGACGTCCTGGTGGGTTCAG GTATCCTCGTGGCCCACTACCTGCAGAGCATCACGCCGTGTCTGGCCCTGGGTGGAGAGCTGGTCTACCACCGGCGGCCCGGGGAGGAAGGCACGGTCATGTCTCTAGCTGGGAAATACACAc TGAACAACTGGTTGGCGACAGTGACGTTGGGCCAGGCGGGCATGCACGCGACGTACTACCACAAAGCCAGCGACCAG CTGCAGGTGGGCGTGGAGTTCGAGGCCAGCACAAGGATGCAGGACACCAGTGTCTCCTTCGGGTACCAGCTGGACCTGCCCAAGGCCAACCTCCTCTTCAAAG GCTCCATGGACAGCAACTGGATTGTGGGCGCCACACTGGAGAAGAagctcccgcccctgcccctgaCGTTGGCCCTCGGGGCCTTCCTGAATCACCGAAAGAACAAGTTCCAGTGCGGCTTTGGCCTCACCATCGGCTGA
- the APOE gene encoding apolipoprotein E: MKVLWAALLVALLAGCWADVEPEPQLERELEPEAPWQASQPWEQALGRFRDYLRWVQTLSDQVQEEVLNTQVTQELTVLMEETMKEVKAYREELEEQLGPMASETQARVAKELQAAQARLGSDMEDVRNRLAQYRSEVQAMLGQSAEELRGRLASHLRKLRKRLLRDAEDLHKRLAVYRAGVREGAERSVSSIRERFWPLVEQARARNANVAAVAAQPLRERAEALGQQLRGRLDEVREQVEEMRVKMEEQADQMRQQAEAFQARLKSWFEPLVQDMQRQWAGLVEKLQAAVGTSPTTAPVEKQ, translated from the exons ATGAAGGTTCTGTGGGCGGCGCTGCTGGTCGCGCTCCTGGCAG GATGTTGGGCCGATGTGGAGCCGGAGCCGCAGCTGGAGCGGGAGCTGGAGCCGGAGGCCCCGTGGCAGGCCAGCCAGCCCTGGGAGCAGGCGCTGGGCCGCTTCCGGGATTACCTGCGCTGGGTGCAGACGCTGTCTGACCAGGTGCAGGAGGAGGTGCTCAACACCCAGGTCACCCAGGAACTGAC GGTGCTGATGGAGGAGACCATGAAGGAGGTGAAGGCCTAcagggaggagctggaggagcAGCTGGGCCCCATGGCCTCGGAGACACAGGCCCGCGTGGCCAAGGAGCTGCAGGCGGCGCAGGCCCGGCTGGGCTCGGACATGGAGGACGTGCGCAACCGCCTGGCGCAGTACCGCAGCGAGGTGCAGGCCATGCTGGGCCAGAGCGCCGAGGAGCTGCGGGGGCGCCTCGCCTCGCACCTGCGCAAGCTGCGCAAGCGGCTGCTCCGCGACGCCGAGGACCTGCACAAGCGCCTGGCCGTGTACCGCGCCGGGGTGCGCGAGGGCGCCGAGCGCAGCGTCAGCTCCATCCGCGAGCGCTTCTGGCCGCTGGTGGAGCAGGCGCGCGCGCGCAACGCCAACGTGGCCGCCGTGGCCGCGCAGCCGCTGCGGGAGCGGGCCGAGGCCTTGGGCCAGCAGCTGCGCGGGCGGCTGGACGAGGTGCGCGAGCAGGTGGAGGAGATGCGGGTCAAGATGGAGGAGCAGGCCGACCAGATGCGCCAGCAGGCCGAGGCCTTCCAGGCCCGCCTCAAGAGCTGGTTCGAGCCCTTGGTGCAAGACATGCAGCGCCAGTGGGCCGGGCTGGTGGAGAAGTTGCAGGCGGCCGTGGGCACCAGCCCCACCACGGCGCCCGTGGAGAAACAGTGA